The genomic stretch TTTAGTCTGAATCACAAAAGCTTGTTTACTGAACGGAGTAATAATACCGAGGAAATCCATGAGTATGCTCTCATCACTACCACTAGCGTATTTGTCACTTTGTTCTTTTGCATAAGCAATGATTTCATCTTTATGTTGGGCAACCCATGCCGCAATCTGTTCTGCTTCACCATTGTTAATGCGGCTACCACCTTGCGCCTGAGAAGGGCTTGATGTTGCAATCATAGCAAGTGGCTTTTTCCACAATGCAGGGGTGATCGTGGGCTCACCACGCTTGGGCTCGAGTATGCCTTGATAAACCAAGTCGTTACAATAACTGATAATGCTGTCAAAGCATCTGCGGTGTTCTGTGAGATATAGCCCGCGTTGCAACGATTTGAATTGGTGAAATCTACATTACCGCTGTGCAATGCGCATAATGTTTCCAGAGCTTGCAAGTAGTCCACTTTCTAACCAAAAATCTTCATAGGTATGCTCTTGGGTTACAAGACCCAAGTGCTCTAGGTTGGCTTTATCGACACTGGATGAAACACTCCAAACAGGTTCGATTTGGTCGGTATCACCAACGACCAAAGCTTGTTTGGCAAGAGAAAAACTGGCAGCAGAGACTTCAGGTAAGGCTTGCCCTGCTTCATCAACAATAAGTAAGTCTATACTTGAAAAAAGTGGCGTGTCTTTCCAAACTCTATCTTGGTATTCACCCGGAGTGAACATATTAGGAAGCATATAGAAAGTAGATACAAAGCATGGGGTTAGCTTGGCATAGCGGTGAAGTTTACGCAGTGTTTTTTTGGGTGATTTTTTATCATCATCATTGTTTTGCACAAAAGTTTTTGTCTCAGCGAGCCAACGAGCTTCCCAATAATGAGAGGCAAGCTTGAAGCTTTGAAAGCGTAATTGGCAATCCAAAATTAGATTGACGAGGTCTTGTATTTTTTGCATTTTTTCAGGCAAGGCTTGGTTTGTTGATGCGTGCGTTTGTATCCATGTTTGAAGCTTGTTGATGTTTGTTTGGTGTTGTTTGAGTGCATGGTACATGGTTTGTAGCGTGGCTTGCGTTTGCTTGTATGCAGCACTTGTGTTGGCAATGTTTTGTTTGCACCACGTCTCAACATTAGCATCACTGGCGCAATCAAGGTGTATATCCCACTGCTGAATGAGTAAATCATTCTTGCGTTGTTCTGATTTTTGCACAAAGGGCAGCCATAGAAACAAGCGTGTTGTTAAGCTTCGTTGATTCCATTGCTGGAAACATTGCTCAAGCTTTTGTTTGGCTTGCTGGTATGCCTGCTGTTGTTGACGAAGTATGTTCTCTTGTTGCTTGATGTCTGCTTGTAGCTTGTTGATATCACCAAAGTTCGTTTCAATATTTTTGTAGGATACTCTGAAGTTTTCAAGATATTGAATACCTTGCTGTGTGGTTTCTACACATTGTTTTAGCATCTTGTGCAGTAGTACAGTTGCTTTTTTGATGTTTGAAACTTTGCTTTGATGCCATGTGGATATTTTATCCAGAAAATAAGGTTCAGCTTTTTGGGTATAGTTTTGCTCTTGCCAGTCTGCCATGCAGCCAGCACCATCGGGTGCGGCATACATATATGGTGTGTTTTTAGCTTTGCTTCCCGCACAGCAATATAAACCATAGCTTTTCACTTCAGGAAGCCAACGCCCTTGCAATGCCTCATCAATACCTGATTCATCCACATTCGCAAAACTGTCCAGTATATTGGTGACAGCCTGATTATTATTGGATGAGGCAACAATAAGCGGCGGCTCTTGTTGCTTTAAGGCTGCTTGTGTCCACATATTAGCGACAACAGAGCGAAGTAGCGTGGTTTTTCCTGTGCCGGGAGGTCCGTTGACGGCGAGCATATTTCCATCTTTTTGCGTTAGTAAATAATGCAAAGCATTGCGTTGCTTGGGTGCAAGAGGAAACTCGCCAGTCATTTGCCCGATATGTTGCAGAGCTTGACCAGCCTGATGTTCAATATCTTGATACGGTTGCAGTGATGGGGTCTTGTGATTGCAATAACGTTGATATAGTGGCGGGTGGTCTTTTGTTTCGCTAAGTATATCCAACACCTTTAAGATATTGGCACTTGCACCTTTGATGTCTGTGTCGCACTGCAGCAGCCCTTGTGGATGTAGCTTGTATGCAG from Ghiorsea bivora encodes the following:
- a CDS encoding DEAD/DEAH box helicase; protein product: MQRGLYLTEHRRCFDSIISYCNDLVYQGILEPKRGEPTITPALWKKPLAMIATSSPSQAQGGSRINNGEAEQIAAWVAQHKDEIIAYAKEQSDKYASGSDESILMDFLGIITPFSKQAFVIQTKLHQHGIRGLTVGTVHSLQGAERGIVLFSSVYGTGDKGKSKFYDRGANMLNVAVSRAKDAFIVFGNPDVFGMDGGKTPSNLLRQKLQQCK
- a CDS encoding AAA domain-containing protein yields the protein MAIVEHFFKQNPFHGIETWDQLKTYCTQMLHEIVQAKPAQDATLFDCPLHSAYKLHPQGLLQCDTDIKGASANILKVLDILSETKDHPPLYQRYCNHKTPSLQPYQDIEHQAGQALQHIGQMTGEFPLAPKQRNALHYLLTQKDGNMLAVNGPPGTGKTTLLRSVVANMWTQAALKQQEPPLIVASSNNNQAVTNILDSFANVDESGIDEALQGRWLPEVKSYGLYCCAGSKAKNTPYMYAAPDGAGCMADWQEQNYTQKAEPYFLDKISTWHQSKVSNIKKATVLLHKMLKQCVETTQQGIQYLENFRVSYKNIETNFGDINKLQADIKQQENILRQQQQAYQQAKQKLEQCFQQWNQRSLTTRLFLWLPFVQKSEQRKNDLLIQQWDIHLDCASDANVETWCKQNIANTSAAYKQTQATLQTMYHALKQHQTNINKLQTWIQTHASTNQALPEKMQKIQDLVNLILDCQLRFQSFKLASHYWEARWLAETKTFVQNNDDDKKSPKKTLRKLHRYAKLTPCFVSTFYMLPNMFTPGEYQDRVWKDTPLFSSIDLLIVDEAGQALPEVSAASFSLAKQALVVGDTDQIEPVWSVSSSVDKANLEHLGLVTQEHTYEDFWLESGLLASSGNIMRIAQR